Proteins from a genomic interval of Thermoanaerobacterium thermosaccharolyticum DSM 571:
- a CDS encoding sensor histidine kinase, protein MKKIFRFRSLAMRIWMTFTAVILIIVCSLSMLYIFAYRRVEENNKIQDLKVSHEMLMKNENFDNPFNNFSRLKNLKGGDNFIVDFDTANRPLIIDINHREPPPDIHSPSFNSLGVKLWMSSFIKGGNMNEKLYREVYDNMEYFFIISTVNYDSSNKAYLVSYVPNIVDNTILYLVIAVGIIFIIIGFFTSIIVAGYIAKPLKKLEEYTMRIAHKDWKEPINLDREDEIGMLANSMNMMQKELKRADEEEKMFLQSISHDLKTPVMVIMSHADAIIDGVYIESLEKTAEIIKDEAIRLQKKINQMLYLNTLDYVLENNSRNDYINMRDLLTQIISRFEVIKSSIEWDLDVDDIIIKGDGDKIEVCIENILDNAIRYANELIRITLKKDNKYAVLDIYNDGPNIDEKHVGRIFDRMYKDKTGNFGLGLAISKKIVDFYKGEITAVNREKGVSFIIKYPLK, encoded by the coding sequence ATGAAAAAGATATTTAGATTTCGTTCGCTGGCAATGAGAATATGGATGACATTTACTGCTGTCATACTTATCATAGTGTGCAGCTTGTCGATGCTGTACATCTTTGCTTACAGGAGGGTAGAGGAAAACAATAAGATACAGGATTTAAAGGTTTCACATGAGATGCTTATGAAAAATGAGAATTTCGATAATCCTTTCAATAATTTCAGCAGGCTTAAAAATTTAAAGGGTGGAGACAACTTCATTGTGGATTTTGATACAGCTAATAGACCGTTGATCATAGACATAAATCACAGAGAACCACCACCAGATATTCATTCGCCATCGTTTAATTCACTTGGGGTTAAGCTTTGGATGTCCAGCTTTATAAAAGGCGGAAACATGAATGAGAAGCTTTATAGAGAAGTCTACGACAATATGGAGTACTTCTTTATAATAAGCACAGTAAATTACGACTCGTCTAATAAAGCTTATCTTGTATCGTATGTGCCAAATATCGTTGATAACACTATTCTTTATCTTGTAATTGCTGTAGGAATAATATTCATTATAATAGGATTTTTTACATCCATAATTGTGGCTGGATACATTGCAAAACCCCTTAAGAAGCTTGAAGAGTACACAATGAGGATAGCTCACAAAGATTGGAAGGAGCCTATAAACTTAGATAGGGAAGACGAGATAGGTATGTTGGCCAACTCCATGAATATGATGCAGAAAGAGCTAAAAAGGGCAGACGAAGAAGAAAAGATGTTTTTGCAAAGCATATCACATGATCTAAAGACGCCAGTAATGGTTATAATGAGCCATGCGGATGCCATAATAGATGGTGTGTATATAGAGTCTTTGGAGAAGACGGCTGAGATAATAAAAGATGAGGCGATACGGCTTCAGAAGAAAATAAATCAGATGCTTTACCTGAATACACTTGATTATGTACTGGAAAATAACAGCAGAAATGATTATATAAATATGAGGGATCTTTTGACGCAAATAATAAGCAGGTTTGAAGTCATAAAAAGCAGTATAGAGTGGGATTTGGACGTAGATGATATAATAATAAAAGGTGACGGGGATAAGATTGAGGTATGCATCGAAAACATACTTGACAACGCTATAAGGTATGCAAATGAGTTGATACGAATAACTTTAAAGAAAGATAATAAGTATGCGGTGCTGGACATATACAACGATGGACCTAATATAGATGAAAAGCATGTAGGCCGTATATTTGACAGAATGTACAAGGACAAGACGGGAAATTTTGGGTTAGGACTTGCCATATCGAAAAAGATAGTTGATTTTTATAAAGGTGAGATTACAGCAGTAAATAGAGAAAAAGGTGTAAGCTTCATAATAAAATATCCTCTAAAATAA
- a CDS encoding decaprenyl-phosphate phosphoribosyltransferase → MRLEHTVKYSTIDKYKGLIKLMRPKQWIKNVFVLAALIFSKKMFDVLSLKEALFAFILFCGISSSVYIINDIADLEKDRKHPKKRFRPLPSGLVKKRHAAILFFILALASLILSFLINANFGIIVLSYFIINLAYTFYLKNIIIIDVMVIAVGFVLRVIAGAEAIGVASSPWLLLCTLLLSLFLAITKRKNEVIVLDNNAKSHRNVLDEYSVKLLDNMLSIVTSSTIIAYSLYTFYAEKGYYMMITILFVIYGIFRYQYLVDSKTFGGSPELAFFEDKPFLINGILYCITVILILYI, encoded by the coding sequence ATGAGATTGGAACATACTGTAAAGTATTCTACAATAGACAAATATAAGGGTTTAATAAAGCTTATGAGGCCAAAGCAGTGGATTAAAAACGTGTTTGTTTTAGCGGCTCTGATTTTCAGCAAAAAAATGTTTGACGTTTTATCACTTAAGGAGGCTTTATTTGCATTTATACTGTTTTGCGGAATATCATCCAGCGTTTATATAATAAATGACATAGCCGATCTTGAAAAAGACAGAAAACATCCTAAAAAGAGATTTAGGCCATTGCCGTCAGGGCTTGTTAAAAAGAGACATGCAGCAATATTGTTTTTTATACTTGCTTTGGCATCATTGATTTTATCATTTCTGATTAATGCAAATTTTGGCATAATTGTTTTAAGCTATTTCATAATAAATCTTGCATACACTTTTTACCTAAAAAATATTATCATAATCGATGTAATGGTTATTGCTGTAGGATTTGTACTGAGAGTAATTGCTGGTGCAGAGGCAATAGGCGTTGCAAGTTCACCGTGGTTGCTGCTATGTACACTTCTATTGTCATTATTTCTTGCAATTACCAAGAGGAAAAATGAGGTTATCGTCCTTGATAATAATGCAAAAAGCCATAGAAATGTTCTTGATGAATACAGTGTGAAACTTCTTGACAATATGTTATCTATAGTGACGTCATCAACCATAATAGCGTATTCCCTTTATACTTTTTATGCTGAAAAGGGTTATTACATGATGATAACGATACTTTTTGTGATATATGGTATATTCAGATATCAGTATCTTGTTGACAGTAAAACATTTGGAGGCAGTCCAGAATTGGCATTTTTTGAGGACAAACCTTTTCTTATAAATGGGATTTTATATTGCATTACTGTTATTTTGATATTGTATATCTAA
- a CDS encoding Uma2 family endonuclease has protein sequence MAVADKDEHIKYTYKDYLSWANDERWELIDGVPYNMSPSPTRKHQKVVGELFASIHNYLKGKTCEVYSAPFDVRLFAENVSDDDVTNVVQPDIVIVCDPSKLDDKGCKGSPDMIIEVVSPSTLKRDLKEKFYLYEKAGVKEYWIVFADEKTVLSYYLGEDGKYKRPEVYSEEDNIKVRIFKSLEIQLKDIFQN, from the coding sequence ATGGCAGTTGCAGATAAAGATGAACATATAAAATACACATATAAAGATTATTTGAGCTGGGCTAATGATGAGAGATGGGAGCTTATAGATGGAGTTCCGTATAATATGAGTCCATCACCGACGCGGAAACATCAGAAAGTTGTAGGAGAATTGTTTGCCTCTATCCATAATTATCTAAAAGGAAAAACTTGTGAAGTTTACAGCGCTCCATTTGATGTAAGATTGTTTGCTGAAAACGTTAGTGATGATGATGTGACAAATGTAGTTCAGCCTGACATAGTGATAGTGTGTGATCCAAGTAAGCTGGATGATAAAGGCTGTAAAGGAAGCCCAGATATGATTATAGAGGTAGTTTCTCCTTCAACATTAAAGAGAGACTTAAAGGAAAAATTCTATTTGTATGAAAAAGCAGGGGTAAAAGAGTATTGGATCGTATTTGCTGATGAAAAAACTGTACTGTCTTACTATTTAGGTGAAGATGGCAAATACAAAAGACCTGAAGTATATTCAGAAGAAGATAATATAAAGGTCAGGATTTTTAAATCATTGGAAATTCAATTGAAGGATATCTTTCAGAATTAA
- a CDS encoding SMR family transporter, with the protein MVTILIIISVILSASAQILLKYGVKNISITGSVFHILVQYINVYVLLGIMSYIGSMIIWLYVLTKVDVGYAYSFTSLGFVLVMLFSILLFGENVNLLKIIGTLLISFGIVLIARGR; encoded by the coding sequence ATGGTAACTATTTTGATCATAATAAGCGTTATATTAAGCGCATCGGCACAGATCCTTTTAAAATATGGCGTAAAAAATATAAGCATAACAGGTAGCGTTTTTCATATATTGGTACAATATATCAATGTATATGTATTATTGGGAATAATGAGCTATATTGGGAGTATGATTATATGGCTATATGTACTTACAAAAGTGGATGTAGGTTATGCTTATTCATTTACGAGCCTCGGATTTGTCTTAGTGATGCTTTTTAGTATACTTTTATTTGGCGAAAATGTAAATCTATTAAAGATTATAGGTACATTGCTGATAAGCTTTGGAATTGTACTTATTGCAAGAGGCAGGTAA
- a CDS encoding PHP domain-containing protein: MKLEFHVHTNYSNDGFSKVPDLKKSLMKKGINIVAISDHNTLKGAVEAEKLFGDDVRVIKCEEIKTQEGEIIGLFLSEEIPPLLPMDKTIRCIKDQGGLVCVPHPFDRMRKSKIHLDALYRIIDEIDIVEVSNARNIYPQDDKLALDFADKYGKLKICGTDAHTLFEIGHTYVELEDFKDSKEFINSLKDAKLHFKRSGIYVHFFTKGKKYYNKLFRSKTNN; the protein is encoded by the coding sequence ATGAAGCTGGAATTTCATGTTCACACAAATTATTCAAATGATGGTTTTTCAAAGGTTCCAGATTTAAAAAAAAGCCTTATGAAGAAGGGTATTAATATAGTTGCAATAAGTGATCATAATACATTAAAGGGTGCAGTAGAAGCGGAAAAATTATTTGGCGATGATGTCAGAGTAATCAAATGCGAGGAAATAAAGACGCAAGAAGGTGAAATTATAGGGCTTTTTTTAAGTGAAGAGATACCACCGCTTCTTCCTATGGATAAAACGATAAGATGCATAAAAGATCAGGGAGGACTTGTATGTGTCCCGCATCCATTTGACAGGATGAGAAAGTCAAAGATACACTTAGATGCATTGTACAGAATAATTGATGAGATAGACATTGTTGAGGTTTCTAATGCTCGGAATATATATCCACAAGATGATAAACTTGCACTTGATTTTGCAGACAAATACGGTAAACTAAAGATATGTGGGACAGATGCACATACTTTATTTGAGATAGGCCATACCTATGTAGAATTGGAGGACTTCAAAGACTCAAAGGAATTCATAAATAGTCTGAAAGATGCAAAATTGCATTTTAAAAGAAGTGGCATTTATGTACACTTTTTTACAAAGGGCAAGAAGTATTATAATAAATTATTTAGATCTAAGACTAATAATTAG
- a CDS encoding HlyD family secretion protein: MSFLKNKRSIVVIIVLILALLGGGLIAYYYYYESLNYVATDNAQVTADMVTITPEITGRLVEWNVEEGDTVDSGQVIGRQSLDSTLTSSSTNPQSLSSTAGVMASKLEIKSPIKGEVIESNAVVGQLVSPSSSLAVIADTDDAYIKANIKETEIRKVKIGEKVDVNIDAYPGKTFDGTVASIGYATNSVFSLLPSQNSGENYIKVTQVIPVKIVLTDGQNVKLMPGMNATVKLHVR, translated from the coding sequence ATGAGCTTTTTAAAGAATAAGCGTTCAATCGTTGTTATAATAGTATTAATATTAGCTCTTTTAGGTGGCGGATTGATTGCTTACTATTATTATTATGAATCGCTGAACTATGTTGCTACTGATAATGCACAGGTGACAGCAGATATGGTCACAATCACACCAGAAATAACGGGTCGTTTGGTAGAATGGAATGTAGAAGAAGGAGATACTGTTGATTCTGGTCAAGTCATTGGTAGGCAAAGTTTAGACAGTACGTTGACATCTTCATCAACAAATCCACAGTCACTAAGTTCTACTGCTGGTGTAATGGCATCAAAACTTGAAATAAAATCCCCAATTAAGGGAGAGGTTATAGAGTCAAATGCTGTTGTAGGTCAGCTTGTAAGTCCTAGTTCATCTCTCGCGGTAATTGCGGATACGGATGATGCTTATATAAAAGCCAATATAAAAGAGACTGAAATACGCAAAGTAAAAATAGGTGAGAAAGTCGATGTAAATATTGACGCATATCCAGGAAAGACATTTGATGGAACTGTGGCAAGCATTGGGTATGCGACGAATTCAGTTTTTTCGCTTTTGCCAAGTCAAAATTCAGGTGAAAATTATATAAAGGTGACACAAGTAATTCCAGTAAAAATAGTGCTTACTGATGGACAAAATGTGAAACTAATGCCTGGAATGAATGCAACTGTAAAGCTTCATGTCAGGTAG
- a CDS encoding efflux RND transporter periplasmic adaptor subunit, translated as MKGYIKRFLAVVLMAGLAFDLSGCSIKTQSSSDKIPVKVMAASSGKLNSTIVVNGSLTPNKYADVSSKLAGQVIAVNADVGDKVKAGQLLVQIDTKELKAQLQQADASIAMANKQAEAAKVSIQAAQQNVEAAEIKVNSAKVSLDDAQKNYDRVKSLYDAGAASQSQLDAADTQLKQAQNQYNAALNQYESAKTQVNNAQKQYEIYTGPALQQAEAAKNVVQVQMTNSDIYAPLDGIVTNRNIQPGELATAGTPLLTIAETSTLKIEGTINEDIVPLLRVGQKVPVVIDAFPDKQFQGVISQIGPVATTTGQIFPIEIAVTNPGELKPGMTAKAMLSLTGYEGIVVPVSALRYESGKTYVFTIDNKGIARKRVVTLGLQNEKYVTILEGLSAGERVAVTNVNALYDKAAVTIIK; from the coding sequence ATGAAAGGTTATATAAAAAGGTTTTTGGCTGTTGTCTTGATGGCAGGCTTAGCATTTGACTTGTCAGGATGCAGCATAAAAACGCAAAGCTCTAGTGATAAGATACCTGTAAAAGTCATGGCTGCTTCCAGTGGGAAGCTTAACAGCACTATTGTTGTAAATGGTTCATTAACGCCTAATAAATATGCTGATGTTTCCAGTAAATTAGCAGGCCAAGTTATTGCTGTAAATGCAGATGTAGGTGATAAAGTAAAGGCAGGACAGCTTTTGGTTCAGATTGATACTAAGGAGCTTAAGGCTCAGTTACAACAAGCTGATGCATCTATAGCAATGGCAAATAAGCAGGCAGAAGCTGCAAAAGTAAGCATTCAAGCAGCTCAACAGAATGTGGAAGCTGCAGAGATAAAAGTTAATTCTGCGAAAGTGAGTTTGGACGATGCACAGAAAAATTATGACAGAGTAAAATCTTTGTACGATGCTGGTGCGGCGTCGCAGAGTCAATTGGATGCGGCAGATACTCAACTTAAGCAAGCTCAAAATCAATATAATGCGGCTTTAAACCAGTATGAATCAGCTAAGACGCAAGTGAATAATGCTCAGAAACAGTATGAAATATATACAGGACCTGCATTGCAACAGGCGGAAGCAGCAAAAAATGTTGTTCAAGTACAAATGACAAATAGTGATATATATGCTCCATTGGATGGAATCGTGACGAATCGTAATATACAGCCAGGAGAGTTAGCAACAGCTGGAACTCCACTTTTGACAATTGCTGAGACTTCTACTCTTAAAATTGAAGGAACGATAAATGAAGACATAGTTCCACTTCTGCGTGTAGGACAAAAAGTTCCAGTTGTAATAGATGCATTTCCTGATAAGCAATTTCAGGGCGTGATTTCTCAGATAGGTCCTGTAGCGACAACCACAGGCCAGATCTTTCCGATTGAGATTGCAGTAACGAATCCAGGGGAGTTAAAGCCTGGTATGACTGCTAAAGCTATGCTTAGCCTTACTGGATATGAAGGTATCGTGGTGCCCGTTTCTGCTTTAAGATATGAAAGCGGTAAGACATATGTTTTTACAATAGATAATAAAGGCATTGCGAGGAAGAGAGTTGTTACTTTGGGATTGCAAAATGAAAAATATGTAACTATATTGGAGGGCCTATCAGCAGGAGAACGAGTGGCAGTTACTAATGTGAATGCACTTTATGATAAAGCGGCTGTAACAATTATAAAATAA
- a CDS encoding glycoside hydrolase family 10 protein, protein MQRKTLSLIFSVAFFLSFNISHIFAAAGAMTDMTGSNTPSGVNTNTVANDVYNLPEKYFKVDDIVVPIDGVNKDRQEGEVIVYTPSYGKSTNTNQWGMEITVVNNVVKKVTKPDYVTPNNSSIPDNGLVVSIHISNPEFNKLLDTVKEGDKVEVVLDNFNTTVVWKIKYDAIDPRTYNDNPSGYGTPGMRGTNQLIVYDSLYGEKTGTNDYGYEVTVNKNGEIVSVGGNNSDIPDGGFVISGHGTSAEWLMKYALLGSTVTIDKTNKEVIIKHMPMSYVDEAEYKLNMVENNLIDDKKEFKNIPYDDVQTIIDNAKIKLNNARTYLNNGSYKEAEDVLKSLDDDINKAMYMSFASEKVESRAVWIRPKEKNLDEVVRNLDMLKSININTIYLDTFWSGYTIYPTNSKYTSQNPIYGGFDVLDAYIKEAHKRGMVVYAWTENFLIGTSDVSDGGPIKKEKPEWLMVSRKGYNYTLDKYGIKYYYLNPAIPEARDFLSELYKEIASKYDIDGIQFDYIRFPNSNDYSNDFGYDDYTRNLFKQYAGVDPKYLNVNSDMWQLWNYFRMNIVNTFVYSVVSELRMIKPEIKIAADVWPNYDTAPSDIFQDSKDWTLKNYIDTLNPMSYNMSVSLVANDLKNTLDFASGHSNVIPAIGTFIGTDNVTLLKQIEAIRDNNASGVGLFEFESLFKNGYDTALKSGVFSTPAVVPDKDPAVSTITILNDILADIDGIYVKFGGMTQNQAYSYKNLISGIVDIAKSSMTLGNAKNVINSIDNAINKTNSDKSLNANVASKLINDLERCKNILSSFAADEEFKLNHVIDDIKVEIPTVDLSKSNIVPIKVKASYSDNKLDSVYLDPSQYDISSDNTAVVGVSSGALRINGNGKANISVKIKDNLNIKPGTNTKFDFVIDTSSLNQSTISLNGRLRAVNLDGNGVLLDWSGSTVNPNIAGYIVERNGEEIARVNNTSYKDMTCAPGESYTYKIEAFDTSGGILDTSNMISVTTKSNDSKNNYIYLSGTASAYGNIALYRVDEAKSLDVIKNAESDVVINFNSNENTRLKEIIIPVSVINELKMAQRNLVINTDDLKITILKDLLNIDNVNGYISIKITNKGTSQKINNLTPISNIYDIEVTKNGQKVSIPMSVVLVTNGTT, encoded by the coding sequence ATGCAAAGAAAAACTTTATCACTAATATTTTCTGTAGCATTTTTTCTAAGTTTTAATATTAGTCACATATTTGCTGCTGCTGGAGCTATGACGGATATGACTGGTTCAAATACACCATCAGGAGTAAATACAAATACTGTAGCGAATGATGTATATAATCTACCTGAAAAATATTTTAAGGTTGATGATATAGTAGTGCCGATAGATGGTGTAAATAAGGATAGACAGGAAGGGGAAGTTATAGTCTATACACCATCGTATGGAAAATCGACAAATACTAATCAGTGGGGTATGGAGATAACAGTAGTAAATAACGTTGTTAAAAAAGTCACAAAACCTGATTATGTTACTCCAAACAATTCAAGCATACCTGACAATGGATTAGTTGTATCAATACATATTTCTAATCCTGAGTTCAATAAACTTCTTGATACAGTAAAAGAAGGAGACAAAGTTGAGGTTGTTTTAGATAATTTTAATACTACTGTGGTATGGAAGATAAAATATGACGCAATAGATCCTAGGACATATAATGATAATCCTTCTGGATATGGTACTCCTGGTATGAGAGGAACTAATCAGCTCATTGTGTATGATAGCTTATATGGTGAAAAAACAGGAACTAATGACTATGGTTATGAAGTTACAGTAAATAAAAATGGGGAAATTGTATCTGTGGGAGGAAATAATTCTGATATACCAGATGGTGGCTTTGTTATATCAGGTCATGGCACAAGTGCAGAATGGCTTATGAAATATGCATTACTTGGCTCTACTGTCACGATAGATAAAACAAACAAAGAGGTAATAATAAAGCATATGCCTATGTCATATGTGGACGAAGCCGAGTATAAGCTTAATATGGTTGAAAACAACCTAATCGATGATAAAAAGGAATTTAAAAATATTCCGTATGATGATGTACAAACAATAATAGATAATGCGAAAATAAAGTTAAATAATGCCAGGACTTACTTAAACAATGGATCATATAAAGAAGCAGAAGATGTATTGAAATCACTTGATGATGACATCAATAAAGCAATGTATATGTCGTTTGCATCAGAGAAAGTAGAGAGTCGAGCTGTCTGGATAAGGCCAAAAGAGAAAAATCTTGATGAAGTTGTGAGAAATCTCGATATGTTGAAGAGTATAAACATAAATACTATATATCTTGATACATTTTGGTCTGGATATACCATATATCCTACAAACAGTAAATATACAAGTCAGAATCCTATATATGGCGGTTTTGATGTACTTGACGCATATATAAAAGAAGCCCATAAAAGAGGTATGGTTGTATATGCTTGGACAGAAAATTTCTTAATAGGGACATCTGATGTTTCTGATGGTGGACCTATAAAAAAAGAAAAGCCTGAATGGCTAATGGTAAGTCGCAAAGGCTATAACTATACATTGGATAAATATGGGATAAAATATTACTATCTTAATCCTGCGATTCCAGAAGCGAGGGATTTTCTGTCTGAACTATACAAAGAAATAGCGTCGAAATACGATATAGATGGAATACAGTTTGACTATATAAGATTTCCAAACTCAAATGATTATTCTAACGATTTCGGATATGATGATTATACAAGAAATCTTTTTAAACAATATGCAGGAGTAGATCCCAAATATCTTAATGTCAATAGTGACATGTGGCAGCTGTGGAATTATTTTAGGATGAATATTGTCAATACATTTGTGTATAGTGTTGTATCAGAGTTAAGAATGATAAAGCCAGAGATTAAAATAGCTGCAGACGTATGGCCAAATTATGACACCGCTCCATCAGACATTTTTCAGGATTCAAAGGATTGGACGCTAAAGAACTATATTGATACATTGAATCCAATGTCATACAATATGTCGGTTTCTCTTGTTGCTAACGACTTAAAAAATACATTGGATTTTGCTAGTGGTCATTCCAATGTTATTCCAGCTATTGGTACATTTATTGGTACTGATAATGTAACACTTTTAAAACAGATAGAGGCAATAAGGGATAACAATGCAAGTGGCGTCGGACTTTTTGAATTTGAATCATTGTTTAAAAATGGGTATGACACTGCACTTAAATCTGGTGTTTTTAGTACACCAGCAGTGGTTCCTGATAAAGATCCGGCTGTTTCAACTATAACTATACTTAATGATATTTTAGCAGATATTGATGGAATATATGTCAAATTCGGTGGAATGACGCAAAATCAAGCATATTCGTATAAAAACTTGATTAGTGGCATAGTTGATATTGCAAAATCTTCTATGACACTTGGGAATGCAAAAAATGTTATAAACAGTATTGATAATGCCATAAATAAGACAAATAGTGACAAAAGTCTTAATGCGAATGTTGCATCTAAATTGATAAATGATTTAGAGAGATGCAAAAATATTCTCAGCAGCTTTGCAGCAGATGAGGAATTTAAGTTGAATCATGTAATAGATGATATAAAAGTGGAAATACCAACAGTAGATTTAAGTAAGAGCAATATTGTTCCTATAAAAGTGAAAGCTTCATATAGCGATAATAAACTTGACAGTGTTTATCTTGACCCGTCTCAATACGATATATCATCAGATAATACTGCTGTAGTAGGAGTTTCAAGTGGTGCCTTAAGAATTAATGGAAATGGTAAAGCGAATATAAGTGTTAAAATAAAAGATAATCTTAATATTAAACCTGGGACAAATACAAAATTTGATTTTGTTATTGATACAAGTTCACTAAATCAATCAACCATATCGTTAAATGGCAGGTTAAGAGCAGTAAATCTTGATGGCAATGGCGTATTGCTAGATTGGAGCGGTAGTACTGTAAATCCGAATATAGCAGGTTATATTGTCGAAAGAAATGGCGAAGAGATAGCAAGGGTCAACAATACGAGCTATAAAGATATGACATGCGCACCTGGAGAATCTTATACTTACAAAATAGAAGCATTTGATACATCTGGTGGAATATTGGATACAAGCAATATGATAAGTGTCACGACAAAATCTAATGATAGTAAAAACAATTATATTTATCTAAGCGGCACTGCTAGTGCATATGGGAATATTGCACTATATAGAGTAGATGAGGCGAAATCATTAGATGTAATAAAAAATGCGGAAAGTGATGTTGTGATTAATTTTAATAGCAATGAGAATACACGTCTAAAAGAGATTATCATACCTGTGTCAGTCATAAATGAATTAAAGATGGCTCAAAGAAATTTGGTTATTAATACAGACGATTTGAAGATCACAATCTTAAAAGATTTGTTAAATATTGATAATGTGAATGGATATATATCGATTAAAATTACTAATAAAGGTACATCACAAAAGATAAATAATTTGACGCCTATTTCAAATATATACGATATAGAAGTGACGAAAAATGGACAGAAGGTGAGTATCCCTATGTCTGTAGTTTTAGTGACAAATGGTACGACATAA
- a CDS encoding response regulator transcription factor: protein MSRNIYLVEDEKSLNLLLQKYLEREGYSVTTFFDGSTAMDRIKDLPDLWILDIMLPDVDGYELIKAIKDHNKSTPVIFMSARNEELDRVVGLELGSDDYLSKPFLPRELVIRTNKLMERIHGIEEDGSDDIIQVGDYTLSEKQRTVYLGEDEIQLTNKEYELFCYLVKNKNIVVSRDQILNNVWGEDYFGSDRVVDDTIRRLRKKVDKLNIETVYGYGYKLVCKS, encoded by the coding sequence TTGTCAAGAAATATATATCTTGTAGAGGATGAGAAGAGCCTAAACCTTCTCTTGCAGAAGTACCTTGAGAGGGAAGGTTACAGTGTTACTACATTTTTTGATGGAAGTACTGCTATGGATAGGATAAAAGATTTGCCAGATCTATGGATACTTGATATAATGCTTCCTGATGTAGATGGATATGAGCTTATAAAAGCTATAAAGGACCATAACAAATCGACGCCTGTCATATTCATGTCTGCCAGAAATGAAGAGCTTGACAGGGTAGTAGGCTTAGAGCTTGGAAGCGACGATTACCTTTCTAAGCCTTTTTTGCCTCGTGAGCTTGTCATTAGGACAAACAAGCTTATGGAGAGGATACACGGAATAGAAGAGGATGGCAGCGATGACATTATACAAGTAGGCGATTATACATTGAGTGAGAAGCAAAGGACTGTTTATTTAGGTGAAGACGAGATACAGCTTACAAATAAGGAATATGAGCTTTTCTGCTACCTTGTGAAGAATAAAAATATCGTCGTGTCGAGAGACCAGATTTTGAACAATGTCTGGGGTGAAGACTACTTTGGCTCTGACAGGGTTGTTGACGACACCATAAGAAGGCTTCGGAAGAAAGTAGATAAGTTAAATATAGAGACCGTATATGGTTACGGTTATAAACTGGTGTGTAAATCATGA